The genomic stretch TCGGGCGAACGTATGCCAACGAAGTTGCCCGAAGGAGGTAGGTGAAGAGGTGAATGTGAACATTCGAGATTTCTTGCGGGACGACACCGAAGCGATTGTCCGCCTGTACGTGGAGACGGTCCGGCGGGTAAACAGCCGCGACTATGCCCCGGAGCAGATCGCGGCCTGGGCGCCCGACGACGTCAACATCGACGAATGGCAAGAACGTCTCGACAACCGGTACACGTACGTTGCCGAGATGGAAGGCAAGATCGTTGGTTTCATCGATCTGGAACCTCGCGGGTGTATCGACTGCATATACTGTCACGCCGAGCACCAGGGAGAAGGTATCGGGACAGCTCTCTTGGCGCGTTGCGAAAAACACGCAAAGGCCATGGGACTCGGCCGTCTGTACACTGAAGCCAGCATCACTGCGCGGCCCTTTCTGGAGAAACATGGCTACACGGTGACTGAAGAACATGAGGTCACTCGGAAGGGCGTTCGTTTTACCAATTTTCACATGGAGAAGCGAATCTAGCCGGGACCTCTCGGGAACACATGCCAGTCAGTCTCGCAAACGGCGCCTGTGCGAGACCTGAAGCAAAGAGAGCCCCTTCACCATATCCTTGAAGTCTCGCACGCGAACCATTCACGCCGGCGCAAATTGCTTATCAACCGTGAAAGTAGCGCTCCCGGTGGCGAGCCTGCTACCCTCTGCGCGGTCATCGCTGCAAAGGAGTCTGACAATGGTTTCGCCTTTCCGTGTTCGATTGT from Candidatus Hydrogenedentota bacterium encodes the following:
- a CDS encoding GNAT family N-acetyltransferase codes for the protein MNIRDFLRDDTEAIVRLYVETVRRVNSRDYAPEQIAAWAPDDVNIDEWQERLDNRYTYVAEMEGKIVGFIDLEPRGCIDCIYCHAEHQGEGIGTALLARCEKHAKAMGLGRLYTEASITARPFLEKHGYTVTEEHEVTRKGVRFTNFHMEKRI